From a single Nostoc edaphicum CCNP1411 genomic region:
- a CDS encoding Uma2 family endonuclease yields the protein MNTVVLNLEPIAHLTDEQFYQLCIANGDLSLEMNAAGELIIVPPVGGESGNQEAELITDLEIWNRQAKLGKVFSSSTIFILPNGAKRSPDASWVKLERWEALTLEQRKKFPPLVPDFAIELRSETDRLAPIQAKMQEYIKNGLRLGWLINPQDKQVEIYRLEKAVEVMQMPAILSGEDILPGFELQV from the coding sequence ATGAATACTGTTGTGCTGAATCTAGAACCGATTGCTCATTTAACCGATGAACAATTTTATCAATTGTGTATTGCTAATGGCGATTTAAGCCTGGAAATGAATGCAGCCGGAGAATTAATAATTGTGCCACCAGTAGGAGGAGAAAGCGGAAATCAAGAAGCTGAACTAATTACCGATTTAGAAATCTGGAATCGTCAAGCTAAGTTAGGGAAAGTTTTTAGTTCTTCAACTATCTTTATACTTCCAAATGGTGCAAAACGTTCCCCTGATGCATCTTGGGTAAAGTTGGAACGGTGGGAAGCTTTAACACTAGAACAACGAAAAAAATTTCCGCCACTTGTACCCGATTTTGCAATTGAACTTCGTTCCGAGACAGACCGGCTTGCACCTATCCAAGCGAAAATGCAGGAATACATAAAAAACGGTTTGCGTTTAGGTTGGCTAATTAATCCTCAAGATAAGCAAGTGGAAATTTACCGACTCGAAAAAGCTGTAGAAGTTATGCAAATGCCGGCGATTCTTTCTGGAGAAGATATATTACCTGGATTTGAGTTGCAAGTATAG
- a CDS encoding type I restriction endonuclease subunit R: MVQTIPARDISLYELEEKFGLQLSTDSNFFTEWTENLPTLTDAEKQAIARVKSNYLNLNKHRLMSEEAVKMVVLSPLLDLAGFYQPPFEIETETSVEISAEDESFIVKGNIDVLVIQKYFWVLVIESKSSKFDVMTALPQALAYMLDRPNSAQPTFGLLINGREFVFVKMIQQEHPWYARSYALSIERDSELHQVLSILKRLGELIVLFPPDN; encoded by the coding sequence ATGGTTCAAACAATCCCAGCGAGAGATATAAGTCTTTACGAATTAGAAGAAAAATTTGGTTTACAACTTTCCACAGACAGCAACTTTTTCACAGAATGGACAGAAAATTTACCAACTCTGACTGATGCAGAGAAGCAAGCGATCGCACGAGTCAAAAGCAACTATTTAAACTTGAATAAGCACCGTCTGATGTCAGAAGAGGCGGTAAAAATGGTAGTGCTATCTCCTTTACTAGATTTAGCTGGGTTTTATCAACCTCCTTTTGAGATTGAAACCGAGACTTCTGTGGAGATTTCTGCCGAAGACGAGAGCTTTATCGTTAAAGGAAACATTGATGTTCTTGTCATCCAAAAATATTTTTGGGTACTTGTCATCGAATCTAAAAGCAGTAAATTTGATGTGATGACAGCCTTACCTCAAGCACTTGCTTATATGCTTGATCGTCCAAATTCTGCACAACCGACTTTTGGTTTACTAATCAACGGTAGAGAATTTGTGTTTGTCAAAATGATTCAACAAGAACACCCTTGGTATGCCCGATCTTATGCACTATCAATTGAACGTGATTCAGAACTACACCAAGTACTCAGTATATTAAAGCGCCTTGGAGAATTAATTGTGCTTTTCCCCCCTGATAACTAG
- a CDS encoding ROK family protein: MTNEVIGIDVGGTAIKLGRFAADGTCLQSLTVAAPQPTMPEAVLAVILDAIAQIDPDNQAVAIGVGTPGPSDAAQRIAKIAINLPGWLDVPLADWLEAKTGKPTAIANDANCALLGEAWLGAGRHFQNLILLTLGTGVGGAIILDGKLFVGHQGAAGELGLISFKPDGPICNSGNQGSLEQYACATAIRRRTLKEPIELGVLAQRGDPTALTFWQDYGKDLGIGLTSLIYVLTPQAIVIGGGISGSFEFFLPAVKAEIEKRVQPLSRAGLQILPAELGNFAGIVGAAKLAWQRYSEC; encoded by the coding sequence ATGACAAATGAAGTAATTGGCATTGATGTAGGGGGAACAGCGATTAAGTTGGGGCGTTTTGCAGCAGATGGTACTTGTCTGCAATCTTTGACTGTGGCGGCTCCTCAACCAACAATGCCGGAGGCGGTGCTGGCGGTGATCTTAGATGCGATCGCGCAAATTGATCCAGATAATCAAGCTGTGGCTATTGGTGTGGGTACTCCTGGCCCATCCGATGCCGCACAACGCATTGCCAAAATCGCCATTAACTTACCTGGATGGCTCGATGTGCCCTTAGCAGACTGGTTAGAAGCTAAAACTGGCAAACCTACTGCGATCGCTAATGATGCTAATTGCGCTCTTTTGGGAGAAGCTTGGCTAGGAGCCGGTCGTCACTTTCAAAATCTGATTCTGCTAACTTTAGGTACTGGGGTTGGTGGCGCAATTATCCTTGATGGAAAACTATTTGTTGGACATCAAGGAGCCGCCGGGGAATTAGGTTTAATTTCATTCAAACCAGATGGGCCAATTTGTAATAGTGGCAATCAAGGCTCTTTGGAACAATATGCCTGTGCTACTGCAATTCGCCGCCGCACTCTCAAGGAACCCATCGAATTAGGTGTTCTTGCCCAACGAGGAGATCCCACAGCATTGACTTTTTGGCAAGACTATGGTAAAGATTTGGGAATTGGTTTGACGAGTTTGATTTATGTATTAACACCGCAAGCGATCGTCATTGGTGGCGGTATCAGTGGTAGCTTTGAGTTTTTCTTACCAGCAGTGAAGGCGGAAATTGAGAAGCGAGTACAGCCTTTATCACGAGCGGGTTTACAAATATTGCCAGCGGAGTTAGGCAATTTTGCTGGGATAGTAGGTGCAGCAAAGTTGGCATGGCAACGCTATTCGGAATGTTAG
- a CDS encoding ABC transporter permease, with product MAITKRRLPTFLQFGKSLNLSQKLMLIGLAITLFFIFLAFLAPVFQAWGWLQNPKDFLSNPIHEPPSAKYWFGTSRLGYDVFSRTLFGAQAALQVVILATALSMIIGVPLGMLSGYLGGKLDKVLLFIMDSIYTLPGLLLSVTLAFVVGRGILNAAIAISIAYIPQYYRVVRNHTVSVKTEVFIEAAQAMGASTWVVLSRYLFFNVIQSVPVLFTLNAADAILVLGGLGFLGLGLPEEVPEWGHDLKQALEALPTGIWWTTLFPGLTMTFMVVGLSLLGEGLNEFVNPRLRRENRIRK from the coding sequence ATGGCCATTACAAAACGGCGACTACCGACATTTTTACAGTTTGGCAAAAGTCTCAATCTTTCCCAAAAACTCATGCTCATCGGGTTAGCCATTACCCTATTTTTCATCTTCCTGGCATTCTTAGCTCCCGTATTCCAGGCTTGGGGATGGCTGCAAAACCCTAAAGATTTTCTCTCTAATCCAATTCACGAGCCACCCTCAGCTAAATATTGGTTTGGTACTAGTCGCCTGGGTTATGATGTGTTCTCCCGGACATTGTTCGGCGCTCAAGCTGCTTTGCAGGTGGTAATTTTGGCAACGGCGCTGAGTATGATTATCGGTGTACCTTTGGGGATGCTGAGTGGTTATCTCGGCGGGAAATTGGATAAAGTGTTGCTGTTTATCATGGATAGCATTTACACTCTACCAGGGCTACTGCTGTCTGTGACACTGGCCTTTGTGGTAGGGCGGGGAATATTAAATGCAGCGATCGCTATTAGCATTGCCTACATTCCCCAATATTACCGCGTTGTTCGCAACCACACCGTGAGCGTGAAAACTGAAGTGTTTATCGAAGCTGCTCAAGCAATGGGCGCTTCCACTTGGGTTGTGCTTTCTCGTTACCTGTTTTTCAACGTCATTCAAAGTGTACCCGTCCTATTCACGCTCAACGCCGCTGATGCAATTTTGGTGTTGGGCGGTTTAGGTTTTTTGGGGCTAGGACTTCCCGAAGAAGTGCCAGAATGGGGACATGATTTAAAACAAGCCCTAGAAGCTCTACCTACTGGCATTTGGTGGACTACACTTTTCCCCGGTTTAACCATGACATTCATGGTGGTAGGGTTATCACTACTCGGTGAGGGGTTAAATGAATTTGTCAATCCCCGTTTGCGGAGAGAAAATAGAATCCGAAAGTAA
- the trxB gene encoding thioredoxin-disulfide reductase, producing the protein MTNPTVENLVIIGSGPAGYTAAIYAGRANLKPVVFEGFQAGGLPGGQLMTTTEVENFPGFPKGITGPELMDQMKAQAERWGAELYTEDVISVDLSQRPFTVRSQEREIKTNSIVIATGATAKRLGLPSEHEFWSRGISACAICDGATPIFHGAELAVIGAGDSAAEESIYLTKYGSKVNMLVRTDKMRASKAMQDRVLSNPKIQVHWNTEAVDIFGNSHMEGVKIRNTKTGEESKLHAKGLFYAVGHTPNTSLFKGQLELDEVGYVVTKHGTVETSVEGVFAAGDVQDHEFRQAITAAGTGCMAAMLAERWLSSSGLIQEFHQQPETADNELEHQPAKKTEAEEEAGFNLDGTRHEGGYALRKLFHESDRLLLVKYVSPGCGPCHTLKPILNKVVDEFDSKIHFVEIDIDKDRDIAENAGVTGTPTVQLFKNKELVKEVKGVKQKSEYRQLIESSL; encoded by the coding sequence ATGACTAACCCAACTGTAGAAAACTTGGTAATTATCGGTTCTGGGCCAGCAGGCTACACAGCCGCCATATATGCCGGACGCGCTAACCTGAAACCCGTTGTATTTGAAGGTTTCCAAGCCGGTGGTTTACCTGGTGGGCAATTAATGACAACGACAGAAGTTGAGAATTTTCCGGGATTTCCCAAAGGAATTACCGGGCCGGAACTGATGGATCAGATGAAGGCTCAGGCGGAGCGCTGGGGGGCTGAACTCTATACTGAAGATGTTATATCAGTTGACTTGAGTCAGCGTCCATTTACAGTGCGATCGCAAGAAAGGGAAATAAAAACTAACAGCATCGTCATTGCTACTGGTGCAACTGCAAAGCGTTTAGGTTTACCCAGCGAACACGAATTTTGGAGTCGGGGTATCTCCGCTTGTGCAATTTGCGATGGTGCAACACCAATTTTCCACGGTGCAGAATTAGCTGTGATTGGTGCTGGCGACTCAGCGGCGGAAGAGTCAATTTACCTCACCAAATACGGTTCCAAGGTGAACATGTTGGTACGCACCGATAAAATGCGGGCTTCTAAAGCCATGCAAGACAGGGTTTTGAGCAACCCGAAAATCCAGGTGCATTGGAACACAGAAGCCGTGGATATCTTCGGTAACAGTCACATGGAAGGGGTGAAAATCCGCAATACTAAAACTGGTGAAGAGAGCAAACTGCACGCTAAGGGTTTATTCTACGCCGTTGGTCACACTCCCAATACCTCTTTATTTAAAGGGCAATTAGAATTGGATGAGGTGGGTTACGTTGTCACTAAGCACGGTACTGTAGAAACTAGTGTAGAGGGGGTTTTTGCCGCTGGCGACGTACAAGATCATGAGTTTCGGCAAGCAATTACGGCTGCTGGTACTGGCTGTATGGCGGCGATGTTGGCAGAACGTTGGTTGTCATCCAGTGGCTTGATTCAAGAATTTCATCAACAGCCAGAAACAGCAGACAATGAATTAGAACATCAGCCAGCCAAAAAGACTGAAGCCGAGGAAGAAGCTGGATTTAACTTGGATGGGACGCGCCATGAGGGAGGTTATGCTTTACGGAAATTGTTCCATGAAAGCGATCGCTTACTCCTTGTTAAATACGTCTCTCCTGGTTGTGGCCCTTGTCATACCCTGAAGCCAATTTTAAATAAAGTGGTGGATGAATTTGACAGCAAAATTCACTTTGTGGAAATTGACATCGACAAAGACCGAGATATTGCTGAAAATGCTGGTGTGACAGGAACGCCAACAGTTCAATTGTTCAAAAATAAGGAACTGGTGAAGGAAGTCAAAGGTGTGAAGCAAAAGAGCGAATACCGCCAGTTGATTGAAAGTAGTCTTTGA
- a CDS encoding type IV pilin-like G/H family protein, translated as MKTELKAKFLQHILNKKKENEGFTLIELLVVIIIIGILSAIALPSFLNQANKAKQSEAKTYVGSMNRAQQAFYLEQNAFASSGEFGKLGLGVATQTTNYIYQVTGGGSGASFVTNQASTVVATAPLKTYVGGVSVATQAATSEATTIAILCEADKARVNGGAGIAAVTAGATGPSCPTDFTPLR; from the coding sequence ATGAAAACCGAATTAAAAGCCAAGTTTCTCCAACACATCCTCAACAAAAAGAAAGAAAATGAGGGTTTTACACTTATTGAATTACTAGTAGTAATTATCATCATCGGTATTTTGTCTGCGATCGCACTACCTTCTTTCTTGAACCAAGCTAACAAAGCCAAGCAGTCAGAAGCTAAAACCTATGTAGGTTCCATGAACCGCGCCCAGCAAGCATTTTACCTAGAACAGAATGCATTTGCATCTTCAGGTGAGTTTGGTAAGTTAGGTCTTGGTGTTGCAACACAAACCACAAATTACATATATCAAGTTACTGGTGGTGGTAGTGGTGCTAGTTTTGTAACTAATCAAGCAAGTACAGTAGTTGCTACTGCACCCCTCAAAACTTATGTTGGTGGTGTGAGTGTAGCAACACAAGCTGCTACCAGTGAAGCTACTACTATAGCTATTTTGTGCGAAGCCGATAAAGCAAGAGTTAATGGTGGTGCAGGTATAGCAGCAGTTACCGCTGGCGCAACAGGACCTAGTTGCCCCACCGACTTTACTCCTTTGAGATAA
- a CDS encoding tetratricopeptide repeat protein, which yields MITNTYNWQIQAEEYFVQENYFQASKLYEQAIAIEPNTISYYWHLGLILLLQGQEAEAQMTWMLPMTEADEEQLQIWTNELFQVLQIEAERREHLSEYSIAWLVRQHIREINPSEINNLLHILLLSLKLEKFEDIEDLREWGLIKFLNEQQSTNISAELLIQVLKEFLSNVPLHPINLNLAEACLPYFPDAYQSFDLLLTSALKIGHTLLQPVLASSLLELHLRLEPKNVEILRHLATFYQDARNYSQGIETARLCYSLSEGLADKIFALHLLLRGLMSAGGYWQEICTTCQELEAVCQQFIQAQPIALEEARILRLLSPSFAIPHIKDAPVEFRAIHNKVAEIFNNDIQALAQSQGKNYVRQIVQPRTYKSKKLRIGYISYALRNHSVGWLARWLFQHHNRDKFDIHTYFVNYKLVNDYLQDWYLTQAGQAHILGMSGLEIADQIYQDEIDILIDLDSITLDVTSEVMALKPAPIQVTWLGWDASGIPAIDYFIADPYVLPNDAQDYYTEKIWRLPQTYIAVDGFEVGVPTLRRDDLDIPIDAVVYLSAQRGYKRHPETIKWQMQIIKEVPNSYFLIKGPAEEETIKRFFYQIAQEEGVDCSRLRFLPQVHSESVHRANLGIADIVLDTFPYNGATTTLETLWMGIPLVTRVGEQFAARNSYTMMMNAGITEGIAWTDEEYIEWGVRLGKDEALRQQVALKLKASRQTAPLWNGKQFTREMEKAYEQMWQRYIEKK from the coding sequence ATGATTACTAATACATATAATTGGCAAATTCAGGCTGAAGAATACTTCGTTCAAGAAAACTATTTCCAAGCATCAAAATTATATGAGCAAGCAATAGCGATAGAACCAAATACTATTTCATATTATTGGCACTTAGGATTGATACTATTATTACAAGGGCAAGAAGCAGAAGCTCAAATGACTTGGATGCTGCCAATGACAGAGGCAGATGAAGAGCAGTTACAAATTTGGACGAATGAACTGTTTCAAGTTTTGCAAATAGAAGCAGAAAGGCGCGAACATCTCAGTGAATACTCTATAGCCTGGTTAGTTCGCCAGCACATACGAGAAATTAATCCTAGTGAGATCAATAATTTACTTCACATTTTGCTACTTTCCCTCAAACTTGAAAAGTTTGAAGATATTGAGGATTTGCGTGAGTGGGGATTAATTAAATTTTTAAATGAGCAGCAAAGCACAAATATCAGTGCCGAACTATTAATACAAGTTTTAAAGGAATTTTTAAGTAATGTTCCTTTGCATCCAATCAACTTAAATTTAGCTGAAGCTTGTTTACCTTACTTTCCTGATGCTTATCAAAGCTTCGATTTACTACTTACATCTGCTTTGAAAATTGGTCATACTTTACTACAGCCTGTACTAGCATCATCTCTTCTAGAATTGCATTTGCGACTAGAGCCAAAAAATGTAGAGATTTTGCGACATTTAGCGACTTTTTATCAAGATGCTCGTAATTATTCTCAGGGTATAGAGACAGCTAGGTTGTGTTATTCGCTATCAGAAGGTTTAGCCGATAAAATTTTTGCACTCCATTTGCTGTTAAGAGGTCTAATGTCAGCAGGAGGATATTGGCAAGAGATATGTACAACTTGCCAAGAATTAGAAGCTGTATGTCAACAGTTTATCCAAGCTCAACCAATTGCTTTAGAAGAGGCAAGAATACTACGCTTGCTTTCACCATCTTTTGCTATACCTCACATTAAAGATGCTCCTGTTGAATTTCGAGCTATTCATAATAAGGTAGCTGAAATTTTTAATAATGATATTCAAGCGCTTGCTCAATCACAAGGAAAAAACTATGTACGCCAAATTGTTCAACCTAGAACATATAAATCTAAAAAATTAAGAATTGGTTATATATCTTACGCTTTAAGAAATCATTCTGTTGGTTGGCTAGCTCGCTGGTTATTTCAACATCATAATCGAGATAAATTTGATATCCATACTTATTTTGTTAACTACAAATTAGTAAACGACTATCTCCAAGATTGGTATCTAACTCAGGCAGGACAAGCTCACATATTAGGCATGAGTGGTTTAGAAATTGCTGACCAGATATATCAAGATGAAATTGATATTTTAATTGACCTTGATAGCATCACTCTAGATGTTACTAGTGAAGTGATGGCACTCAAGCCAGCCCCGATTCAAGTTACTTGGCTAGGTTGGGATGCATCAGGCATACCTGCAATTGATTACTTTATCGCAGATCCTTATGTACTACCAAATGATGCACAAGATTACTATACAGAAAAAATCTGGCGATTACCCCAAACTTACATAGCAGTCGATGGTTTTGAAGTTGGTGTACCAACTCTCCGCCGCGATGACTTGGATATTCCTATAGATGCCGTTGTCTATCTCAGCGCCCAAAGAGGATATAAGCGCCATCCAGAAACGATAAAGTGGCAAATGCAAATTATTAAAGAAGTACCTAATAGCTACTTTTTGATTAAGGGGCCTGCTGAGGAAGAAACAATTAAACGCTTCTTTTACCAAATTGCCCAAGAAGAAGGTGTAGATTGTTCTCGGTTACGATTTTTACCACAAGTTCATTCCGAGTCAGTTCATCGTGCTAATTTAGGCATTGCTGATATTGTATTAGATACATTTCCCTACAACGGAGCGACAACAACCTTAGAAACATTGTGGATGGGTATCCCCTTGGTGACGCGAGTTGGTGAACAATTTGCAGCGCGTAACAGCTACACCATGATGATGAATGCAGGAATTACAGAAGGCATCGCCTGGACTGATGAAGAGTATATTGAGTGGGGTGTGCGCTTGGGGAAAGATGAGGCTTTACGCCAGCAGGTAGCTTTGAAATTGAAAGCATCCCGGCAAACAGCACCGTTGTGGAATGGTAAGCAGTTTACCCGTGAAATGGAAAAGGCTTACGAGCAGATGTGGCAGAGGTATATTGAGAAAAAATAA
- a CDS encoding XisI protein, translated as MDKLAQYRQIVQQILQGYSEEKPSGGNIDVENIFDIERDHYQLVHVGWEGQDWVHSCILHIDIEGGKIWLQWNGTEEDIAETLVRMGVPKEDIVLGFQSSFMRKFTEYAVG; from the coding sequence ATGGATAAACTAGCCCAGTATCGGCAGATTGTACAACAGATATTACAGGGGTATAGTGAGGAAAAGCCCTCCGGCGGTAATATAGATGTTGAGAATATTTTTGATATAGAACGTGACCATTACCAATTAGTCCATGTAGGCTGGGAAGGTCAAGATTGGGTACATAGTTGTATCCTCCACATTGATATTGAGGGTGGAAAAATTTGGCTTCAGTGGAATGGTACAGAAGAAGATATTGCAGAAACTTTGGTTAGGATGGGAGTTCCTAAAGAAGATATTGTGTTAGGATTTCAGTCTTCTTTCATGAGGAAGTTTACAGAATATGCAGTGGGTTAG